The window CGGTCGGCTACCTCAGCTGCGACATCTTTTCTTAAATCAAAACCAGCTCACCGCTCTGCCTGCAGAAATCTGGCAATTGTCTAAGCTGCACACGCTTGAATTAAATCAAAACCAGCTCACCACTTTGCCTGCAGAAATTGGGCGGCTGTCCCAGCTGGAACGGCTTGAATTAAGAGAAAACCAGCTCGCCGCTCTACCTACAGAAATCGGGCAATTGTCTAAGCTGCACGCGCTTGACTTAAGAGAAAACCAGCTCACCACTTTGCCTGCAGGAATTGGGCGGCTGTCTCAGCTGGAATGGTTTAACTTAAACCAAAACCAGCTCACCGCCCTGCCTGCAGAAATCGGGCAATTGTCTAAACTGCACACGCTTGAATTAAATCAAAACCAGCTCACCAGCCTGCCTACAGAAATCGGGCAGCTGTCTAAGCTGCAATATCTTTTCTTAAATCAAAACCAGCTCACCAGCCTTCCTGCAGAAATAGGTCCATTGTCTCAGCTGCAAGGGCTTTGTTTAAATCAAAACCAGCTCACAGCTCTGTCTATAGAAATCGGTCGGTTACCTCAGCTGCGACATCTTTACTTAAATCAAAACCAACTCACCGCTCTGCCTGCAGAAATTGGGCAGCTATCTCAGCTGCAAGAGATTGATTTAAGCCAAAACCAGCTTACCGCTCTTCCAACAGAGATAGGGCAGCTACCTAAGCTGCAAAGGCTTGAATTAAATCAAAACCAGCTTACCACTCTTCCTGCAGAAATCGGGCATCTGTCTCAGCTGCTAGTGCTTGACTTAAATCAAAACCAGCTCTCCGCTCTGCCTGAAGAAATCGGGCGGCTACCTCAGCTGCGACATCTTTTCTTAAATCAAAACCAGCTCACCACTCTGCCTGTAGAAATAGATCAATTGTCCCAGCTGAAACAGCTTGACTTAAATCAAAACCAACTCACCAGTCTGCCTGCAGAAATCGGGCAATTGTCTGAGCTGCAATATCTTCACTTAAATCAAAACCAGCTCACCACTCTGCCTGCAGAAATCGGGCAGTTGTCTGAGCTACAA is drawn from Neochlamydia sp. AcF84 and contains these coding sequences:
- a CDS encoding leucine-rich repeat domain-containing protein, which produces MHPISSASIESLPNELLLPILEACVVPSLFSVCKRWHHLLASEVMPSLYKQIGKVHVPQGNVKEQALIVDRIYKLEEKLSEAAKVNAIFRRIFTLAKSFSALEFKVQIEEKRYLTLANYSSYLLNINRLLLWKKLPGGEEYLSREEIKHVFLGKKGELFRDWIAENRENITALDLSRIGLTYLPSEIGQLSQLQYLYLDHNQLTTLPAEIGQLSELQVLGLGENELTNLPAEIGRLPQLRHLFLNQNQLTALPAEIWQLSKLHTLELNQNQLTTLPAEIGRLSQLERLELRENQLAALPTEIGQLSKLHALDLRENQLTTLPAGIGRLSQLEWFNLNQNQLTALPAEIGQLSKLHTLELNQNQLTSLPTEIGQLSKLQYLFLNQNQLTSLPAEIGPLSQLQGLCLNQNQLTALSIEIGRLPQLRHLYLNQNQLTALPAEIGQLSQLQEIDLSQNQLTALPTEIGQLPKLQRLELNQNQLTTLPAEIGHLSQLLVLDLNQNQLSALPEEIGRLPQLRHLFLNQNQLTTLPVEIDQLSQLKQLDLNQNQLTSLPAEIGQLSELQYLHLNQNQLTTLPAEIGQLSELQILDLRENQLTALPAEIGLLSQLQRLKLNQNQLTVLPAEIGRLSRLKKLGLAENPLKDIPERIRQRFQL